A region of the Leptolyngbyaceae cyanobacterium genome:
GCTAATTCCTTTCGCAAAGTCTATATCTATACCGCGTTTGGAAACCGTCCCGTTAGGGTTAAGACGAAGTAATTCTACAAAACTACGACGGGCGCGATTATTAAATCCTCCCGCTGCTAAAAGTGCTTGGTTTAAGGGGGTATTCGGTGGCACTTCTATTACTCCCGGTCTGCTTACTTCTCCTACTACATTGACTCTAATGGTAGCGGGAGAAATACTGGCAGAGGCAACTTGGGCTGCTTCTGCTGGGCTAACATCGGTGGCAGTTGGCACGAAAATAGTATCTCCCTGCTGTAAGACTACATCTTGAGTGCGATCGCCTGCCTGTAGCAATTGCCAAAAATTCACGCCCAGTATTTGTTGCGTTCCCACGCGAGTATTGCGACGTACCTCAATCCGGCGAATATCGGCAGATTGGGTAATTCCTCCCGCGATTTGCAACGCTTGAGAGACGGTGGGAACACCTGCTAAAGCGGGTAAAGCCCCAGGCGCACTGGGAGCCGATCTGCTAGGTTGGATCGTGTAAGTACCGGGACGCAGCACTTCTCCGACTACCGCCACGTTCAAAGGTTGAGATGGGTCAGCGGCAAAGCTAGAGGATGCTAATTCGAGAGATTGGGCTGTATTCACTTCCCTAGAAGTCGGAACGACGATCGTATCTCCTTCTTGTAATATCAAATCCTGACGACGATCGCCTCCTTGCAATAACGCATTCAGATTCACTACAGCTGACTGTTCTGCCCCAGTTCGCGTTTGCCGTCGGATTAATACCTGGCTGATATCGGCAGATTGAGTAATTCCCCCCGCCACTTGCAGCGCCCGCGACACGGTAATCGGCGCACCGCCCTGAGAAGCTTGCACCGTATACGGGCCAGGACGAGTTACTTCTCCCGCCACCACTATATTAAATGGTTGAGTTTGTTGAGGATATAAATTAGTGTTG
Encoded here:
- a CDS encoding SLBB domain-containing protein, producing the protein MVATGLKYINQVRQPVVGLILLGLFTIAQPVASLAQAPRGTAPPSRVTVEGAYTLGAGDRILLDIFNVPEYSREYQVLVNGTVNFPLIGSVSLEGLTLEQAGNFISQQYARFLRRPIVTVSLVAPRPLQIALAGEINRPGSYTIPYTGGGGGLQQPTLSQALGLAGGITQAADLGRVQVRRVQRGGSQVFNLNLWSLVRGGDLSQDLTLRDGDSIFIPTTTGLNLADAPIKANTNLYPQQTQPFNIVVAGEVTRPGPYTVQASQGGAPITVSRALQVAGGITQSADISQVLIRRQTRTGAEQSAVVNLNALLQGGDRRQDLILQEGDTIVVPTSREVNTAQSLELASSSFAADPSQPLNVAVVGEVLRPGTYTIQPSRSAPSAPGALPALAGVPTVSQALQIAGGITQSADIRRIEVRRNTRVGTQQILGVNFWQLLQAGDRTQDVVLQQGDTIFVPTATDVSPAEAAQVASASISPATIRVNVVGEVSRPGVIEVPPNTPLNQALLAAGGFNNRARRSFVELLRLNPNGTVSKRGIDIDFAKGISEENNPTLRSNDVIVVRRSSLANISDTLGTILSPVGNFFSLFNFFRIFGF